Genomic segment of Hydrogenobacter sp.:
CATCAAGTACCAGGTGGTATGATAACCAACTTTATAAGTCAGCTCAAAGAGCAGGGTATGGAGGACCGTCTTGAAGCTGTACTTGAGGAGGTAAAAAAAGTAAGGGAAGACCTGGGCTACCCTCCTTTAGTAACTCCAACAAGTCAGATAGTAGGTTCTCAGGCATTCCTCAACGTAGTTCACGGGGAAAGGTACAAAGTGGTAACTAAGGAAACGAGGGATTATGTGAAGGGTCTGTACGGTAAACCTCCTGCACCCATAAAAGAGGAAATAATAAAGAAGGTACTTGGTGAAGAGGAAACCATATACCACATAAGACCAGCGGACCTTATTCCACCTGAGCTTAACAAACTAAGAGAGGAAGCTGTTAAGCTGGGTGCAAGAAGTGAAGAAGATGTATTGTCTTACGCTCTCTTTCCATTGGTTGCCAAGGAATTTTTTGAGTGGAGGGAGAAATTTGAAAAGGGAGAGGCTCTACCTCCAGAGCTTGAGGAGGTTGTGAAAGATCACGAAAGGAAGGAAAAAATACCTGTGGAGTTTATTATAACGGTACACGGCGAGCAGTATCACGTACAGGTGGCTGGAAGAGGAGAGCCAACACCAGAAGGAAAAACCTTCTTCATAAGGCTTGACGGACAACTGGAAGAAGTTCTCATAAAACCCGTCAGGGAGGTAGAAAGCGTAGGCATACCTTACGGTGATATACCTGCCGGGGGGGAAGTCAAACCTAAGAGACCAAAGCCTATAAGTATAGGTGATATATCTTCACCCATATCAGGTAAAGTGGTGAACATAAAGGTAAGCAAAGGTCAGAAGGTAAAAGAGGGAGATGTGCTGTTTGTGGTTGAAGCTATGAAGATGGAAAACGAGATACACAGTCCCATAGATGGCACTGTGGAGGAGATACTCGTTTCTGTAGGTGAGGTAATAAACCCGGACGAGGTCGTAATAAAGATAAAACCTGAATTATGAGCGGGATAAAGGTCTTCCTCCTTGAGGATGACAGGGATCTTTCGGAGATAGTTGAGTATAACCTCAAAAAGGAAGGGTACTCAGTTAGAACCTTCCAAAGAGCTGCGGAACTTCTCAGAGCCATAGAGGAAGAGCCTCCGGATTTGATACTCCTTGATGTTATGGTTCCGGACTATGATGGTTTTAGGGTAGCTGGGATACTAAAATCACGCGTAGATCTGAAAGAAGTACCCATAATATTCATAACCGTTAAGGATGCAGAAGAGGACAAGCTAAAAGGGTTTTCTCTCGGAGCTGACGATTATATAACTAAACCTTTCTCGGTAAAAGAATTTCTTGCAAGAGTCAGAGCTGTACTCAAAAGAACAGGAAAAATAGGTAAGGGAGGGACGTTTAAATTGGGAGAGCTTGAGATAGACACTCAAAGGTATGAAGTTAGAAGAGGTAAAGAAAAGATAGATCTTACACCTACGGAGTTCAGAATTTTTGAAGCTCTTCTTGAGAACTACGGAAGACCTGTTAGCAGAGAATACCTTATAGAAACCATACTGAAGAAAGATATTTACGACAGGACAATAGATGTACATATAAAGAACTTGCGGGAAAAACTCGGAAAGGAAGGACAAGCTATAAAAACGGTGAGAGGCTTTGGCTATAAGATAGAGCTATGAAGTGGTTTGTGCTTGCTTTTTTCAGCATTTACTCTCTTATGCATTTTTACGTATTTTTTAGACTTGTAAAACCAAACTTCTCTTCGTACAAGAGTTTTGCCATCTTACTGATTTTTTTAATCATGCTACTTTCACCTATTGCGTGGAGAACTCTGGACGGAGATATCAGTAAGCAGATAACTTATTGGCTCGCTCTGGTAAGTCTCCTTTGGATGGGTTTCATGCTTTATGTGACCGTCTTTACTCTACTGTTTGATCTTTACAGAGGTGTTGTCTTTGCAAGCAAACAACTTTTAGGAATAAACCCTCTCCCCCTTCCATCGCCCAGGCTTCTCCTTTACACAGTACTCCTTACGAGTTTATCCTTGTCGGCTTACAGCTACTATGAGACTTTAAGGCTTGATGTAATAAGAATAAGGATAGAAACGGAAAAGCTCCCGGTGAGTAGAATGAAGATACTGCATATATCAGACTTACACCTTGGTCCCGTTATGGGTGCAGACAAGATAAAGTTAGTGGAGGATGTGTGGGAGAAAGAAAAGCCCGATATTATAGTTTCCACAGGCGATCTCGTTGATGGTAATATGAACAAAAAAGACGGACTTGCGAAGATGCTTTCAAAGATAAACGCACCTATGGGGAAGTTTGCGGTTTTGGGCAATCACGAGTATTACAGAGGTGTAAAGCAGGCAATAGACTTTACCGAAAGGGCAGGCTTTGAGCTTTTGAGGGGTGCATGGAAGGATTTGGGACCTCTGATTGTGGCAGGTGTTGATGATGATGACTGCAGATTCTTCAACGCCTGCGAGGGTGTTCTTGATGAGTATCTGCTTTTAAGGGATATTCCTAAGGGGAAGTTTATACTACTTCTCAAGCACAAACCGAGGTTGAATCCCAAATCGGTGGGGCTTTTTGACCTTATGTTATCCGGACATACACACGGAGGTATTTACAAACCTATTGGTGAGTTTTTGCTTCGCAAGATGTTCCTCACAGACAGGGGATTGGTTAAAATGGGGAGTTCTTACGTATTTGTGAGCAAGGGTGTTGGTACAGGAGGACCACCTATGAGATTGTTTTCACCGCCTGATGTTGCCGTGATAGAACTTATAAAAGTTGAAAAGCAAGCCTCCTCTCAAGACAGGCTCTGATAAAAGAGGTAAATAGGGGATGGGGTTCAAAGGGCTTACTCTTAAACTCAGGATGAAACTGGCATCCTATATACCAAGCGTGATCTTTGAGTTCAACGATTTCCACCAATTTTCCGTTAGGTGATAGACCGGAAAAAACCATACCGCTCTTTTCGTAAATGTCCCTGTACGAGTTGTTAAACTCGTACCTGTGCCTGTGCCTTTCGTAAACCACATCCTTTCCGTATATCTCTTTAACTTTACTGCCTGAAACGAGCATGCAGGGGTAAGAACCAAGTCTCATAGTTCCTCCCAGTTTATCTATACCTTTTTGATCCTCCATAAGATCTATAACTGGGTGCGGTGTGTTGGGATCAAACTCAGTTGAATTGGCTTGCTTTAGATCCAAGACGTTTCTCGCAAATTCTACACACATGAGTTGCATACCCAGACATATACCAAATGTAGGTACGTTATTCTCTCTTCCGTACCTTAAAGCCTTCATCTTACCTTCCGTACCCCTCTCACCAAAGCCTCCAGGAACAAGTATTCCGTCTACATTTCTCAGATCGCTCTCTTCAAAATCCTCTGCGTTTATCCACTTTACGTTCACTTTTACACCGTTGGCTATGCCACCGTGCAAGAGTGCTTCATGTATGCTCTTATAAGAATCCTTCAGGGACATGTATTTACCAACAACCCCCACAGTCACGTGCTTATTAGCCCTCCTTATGATCTCCATTATGCCCTCCCACCTTATAGTTACATCCTTGTAAGAAAGATCAAGATGTTTAGCTATTATCCTATCAACACCTTGTCTTTTAAATATTATGGGTATCTCGTATATATACTCTACATCCGGTGCCGAAATTACTGAGTATTCGCTGACGCTCGTAAATAAAGCTATTTTTTCCTTTATATTCTTTGGGATTTCAAACTCCGATCTGCAAACTATCATATCTGGTTGTATGCCTATGGCTCTGAGTTCCTTAACCGAGTGCTGCGTAGGTTTAGTTTTGAGTTCCCCCACACTCTTTATGTAAGGTACGTATGTGACGTGTATGAAGAGCATATCCTCCCTTCTTGACTCCGTATACATCTGTCTTATGGCTTCCAAAAAGGGTAAACTTTCTATATCCCCCACAGTACCTCCCACTTCCACTATGGCTATATCGTTGTCTCCCTCTACTGACCTTATAAGTCTCTTTATCTCGTCGGTTATATGTGGTATTACCTGCACGGTAGCACCAAGGTATCCCCCTTTTCTTTCCCTCTCCAAAACATTAAAGTACACCCTTCCTGCGGTCACGTTGTTGTTTTTGCCCATCCTTGAGTAGGTAAACCTCTCGTAATGACCCAGATCAAGGTCCGTTTCCGCTCCATCTTCAGTAACGTAAACCTCTCCATGCTGGTAAGGGCTCATCGTTCCGGGATCAACGTTGAGATAGGGATCAAGCTTTTGAAAGGTCACCTTGTAGCCCATCTCCTCAAGAAGGGATCCTATGGATGCTGATGTGACACCTTTTCCGAGAGCGGAAAGCACCCCACCTGTAACAAATATGAACTTTGCCATGTGGAAATATTTTAACTGACCTGCAGCATAGTTTTAAAGAGGTGATAAACTAAATTGGGATACTCATGGAGAAAGTGATAAGTTCTATAAACCTGCGAGAAGACAGGCTTCCGCCTGGGCAAAGGTGGATAAGCGCACCAATAGTTTACGATATAGTGGATGATATACCAGATTGGGATATGGATAAATACAGATTCAAAGTTTTTGGTCTTATAGAAAACCCTCTGGAACTCACTTATGAGGAGATTCTCCGTCTGCCGTCCATTGAACTAATCGCAGACTTTCACTGTGTGACACGGTGGAGTGTGAAGGAGATCCTCTGGGAGGGCATCCAAACCAGATACATACTTGATAAGGTAAAGCCGAAAGAGGAAGCCAGATTTGTAATGGTTCACTGCCTTGAAGGATACACGACAAACATTCCCATTGAGTACCTGCTGGAAGAAGACACGATCTTAGCATACAAGATGAATAACTATACCATACCAAAAAGACACGGGTATCCGTTAAGACTCGTTGTTCCAAAGCTATATGCGTGGAAAAGCGCCAAGTATGTGTGGGGTATGGAGTTTATGGAGAAAGACGTGCCAGGATTTTGGGAGCAAAGAGGATACAATATGAGGGGTGATCCGTGGAAAGAAGAAAGGTACTGGTGAGACTAAACAGATACATATCTATGTGCGGACTTACATCCAGAAGGAAAGCTGATGAGCTTATAAAAGCCGGCAAAGTGAAGGTAAACGGACTTGTTATAAAGGAGCTTGGCTACAGGGTAGACCCAACTACGGATGTGGTTGAGGTAGAGGGGAAGATTTTAAAACCACCCAGATATAGGTATGTGCTTCTTAACAAGCCTTGCTGTTATCTTACCTCTCTTGTGAGCGGTAAAGATGGAAAGAGAAGCATAAAGGATCTTATAAAAGATATACCTGAAAGGGTATATCCCGCAGGAAGGCTGGACTACAACGCTGAAGGATTGCTGATCTTAACAAATGACGGAGAACTTGCCAACATGATCACGCATCCTAAATACAAACTGCCCAAGACGTATCTTGTATGGGTAGAAGGTAAAGTGAGTAATGAGACATTAAAAGCTATGGAGAAAGGTGCGGATCTTGAAGATGGATTTGCCAAACCGGATAGCGTCAGGATAGTAAAAGTAAAAGGAAACATCACTTTATTGGAAGTAATTTTTCACGAAGGGAGAAAGCACATAGTCAAAAGGTTTATGGCATACTTTGGACATAAGGTAAAGAAGCTCAAAAGGACGGCGATAGGACCAGTAAAGCTTGGAAATCTTCCGTCAGGAAGATGGAGAGATATGACGGATGAAGAACTGAACGCATTAAAAAAAGCCATAAGTTTGGAGAAAAAGCATGGAGTGGGTGTTTAAACTTACTTTCCTTGCTGTCCTCTTTGCCTTTCTTGCTTTTGTACTTTGGCTGAGGTTTTTGGTTATAAGGAGAATCAAAGAAATGAAGGGAAAAGAAGTGGATTTTATACGTAATGGCTTTGTTTACTTTTATTCCGACAGGTGCGGTGCTTGCAAAATTATGAAGGGAGAGATAGAAAAGCTCAAAGGTAGAGCGCAGGTAAAACAGGTGGATATCTTTTCGCCCGAAGGCTCCTTACTTGCAAAAAGGCTCGGTATAGTGGCAACGCCTACCACACTTTACGTAAAAAATGGCATAATTCAAAAGGCTTTTGTAGGTGTAGTAAAAGGCGAACGCTTACTGTCTGAAACCTCCAGTGATGACAAATAATGTGATATTCGTAAGATTCATGCGGTAGTTCGCTGTGTAAGGTATTTCTTAAGGTAAAAGCCTGTATATGAATGCGGATTGTCCATTATTTCTTCAGGAGTTCCACAAGCGACAAGGAAACCTCCTTTTTCACCACCTTCAGGTCCGAGGTCTATTATCCAGTCCGCACACTTTATTACATCCATATTGTGTTCTATAACGACTACTGTATTCCCCTTATCCACAAGTCTCTGAAGTACATCAATGAGCTTTTTCACATCATCCATGTGAAGTCCTGTTGTTGGTTCATCAAGTAAGTAAAGGGTGCTTCCAGTATCCTTTTTTGATAGTTCTCTTGCGAGCTTTATCCTTTGGGCTTCTCCACCGGAAAGCGTAGTCGCTGGTTGTCCGAGTCTTATGTAACCAAGACCTACATCCTTGAGAAGCTGAAGTTTTCTTCTTATTGCTGTGTGATGATAGAAAAAGTCGTACGCTTCGTCTACCGTCATGTCAAGGATATCAGCTATGTTTTTACCTTTAAAAAGAATATCCAAAGTTTCCCTGTTGTACCTTTTGCCTTTACATACATCACACGTGACATAGACGGGTGGTAAAAAGTGCATCTCAACCCTTATAACTCCTTCACCTTGACATGCCTCGCACCTACCGCCTTTTACATTGAAGGAGAATCTACCTGCGCTGTAACCCCTCGCCTTTGCCTCCGGAGTATTTGCAAAAAGATCCCTTATGAGGTCAAAGAGCTTAGTGTAAGTAGCGGGATTGCTTCTTGGAGTTCTACCTATGGGTGATTGATCTACATTTATTACTCTATCAACGTGTTCAAGACCTTCTATTTTTTCAAAGCCTTCCTTATCCGGTTCACCTTCAAAAAAGATTGATCTTGCATAATTCCAGAGTATGTCATATATGAGTGTAGACTTTCCGCTTCCAGAAACACCTGTCACACATACAAAAAGTCCTAAGGGTATCTCAACGGTTATGTTTTTCAGATTATGCTTTGTTGCTCCTACGATCCTTATCCACTTACTCTTGGGTTTCCTTCTAACTTCCGGCATTGGTATTTCAAGCCTTCCAGAAAGATAAGCGCCTGTCAAGGATCTGGGGTGGTTCATGATATCTTCCAGGCTACCTTGAGCAACTATCTCACCACCTATCTTTCCAGCACCCGGACCCATATCTATCACCCAGTCCGCAGACATTATAGTTTCGGGATCGTGTTCTACAACAAGTACAGTATTGCCAAGATCCCTGAGGTGTCTCAGGGTCTTTATAAGTCTGTGCGTGTCTCTGGGATGAAGTCCTATGGATGGTTCGTCAAGTACGTACAACACACCAGTGAGCTTGGAACCTATCTGTGTTGCAAGCCTTATCCTTTGCATCTCACCGCCAGAAAGCGTGGATGCTCCTCTCGCAAGGTCAAGATAATCAAGCCCAACGTCTACCAGAAAACCGAGTCTGTCTACGATCTCTTTTAGAAGCTTTTCAGCCACTATGTAATCCCTTCCAGTAAGGCTATCAAGTAAGCGGAAAAAGAACTCCCTCGCATGAGCCACCGGCATTTTACAAACTTCCCATATATTTTTACCTAATACAAGCACAGAAAGGGCTTCGTTTCTTAATCTTGATCCACCGCATGCAGGGCAAGGTCTTTCTTTTATATACTCACCTATTTCCTCCCTTATCTTCTCAGAGTCTTCTTCCATAAAGCGCCTTTCAAGATGCCTAACTATCCCCTCAAAAACGGCACCCCTCACCTCTCCACCATACAGGAGAAGTTTCTTTACGCTCTCAGGAAGCGCACCGTATTTTGTTTTTGGGTCATAACCGAGTTGGCGTAAAATGTTTATAATCGGGTACTTGAGGTAATTGAAAAAGCCCGTTTCTGTTATCCTAAAGGCATCTACCGCAGAATCATCTTCGTCTACGAGAAGCTTTGTATCTATCTCCCACTTTACACCTAAGCCTTTGCAGGTTAGACACG
This window contains:
- the uvrA gene encoding excinuclease ABC subunit UvrA → MYTSIVIRGARQHNLKNVDLDIPKNRLVVITGPSGSGKSSLAFDTIYAEGQRRYVESLSSYARQFLGVMEKPDVDIIEGLSPAIAIDQKTTSKNPRSTVGTVTEIYDYMRVLWANIGKPYCPTCGRLLEGLSAHEMLEKVWGKYSGRRITVLSPVVRGKKGEFKDIIKELYMKGFSRVRVDGEYRRIEDVPPLDKNRKHNIEVVIDRLTLEPEERARLLSAIEKALELSKGLLVVQDVEREGEEVFSEKLTCPEHGFSLPELSPRLFSFNSPYGACLTCKGLGVKWEIDTKLLVDEDDSAVDAFRITETGFFNYLKYPIINILRQLGYDPKTKYGALPESVKKLLLYGGEVRGAVFEGIVRHLERRFMEEDSEKIREEIGEYIKERPCPACGGSRLRNEALSVLVLGKNIWEVCKMPVAHAREFFFRLLDSLTGRDYIVAEKLLKEIVDRLGFLVDVGLDYLDLARGASTLSGGEMQRIRLATQIGSKLTGVLYVLDEPSIGLHPRDTHRLIKTLRHLRDLGNTVLVVEHDPETIMSADWVIDMGPGAGKIGGEIVAQGSLEDIMNHPRSLTGAYLSGRLEIPMPEVRRKPKSKWIRIVGATKHNLKNITVEIPLGLFVCVTGVSGSGKSTLIYDILWNYARSIFFEGEPDKEGFEKIEGLEHVDRVINVDQSPIGRTPRSNPATYTKLFDLIRDLFANTPEAKARGYSAGRFSFNVKGGRCEACQGEGVIRVEMHFLPPVYVTCDVCKGKRYNRETLDILFKGKNIADILDMTVDEAYDFFYHHTAIRRKLQLLKDVGLGYIRLGQPATTLSGGEAQRIKLARELSKKDTGSTLYLLDEPTTGLHMDDVKKLIDVLQRLVDKGNTVVVIEHNMDVIKCADWIIDLGPEGGEKGGFLVACGTPEEIMDNPHSYTGFYLKKYLTQRTTA
- a CDS encoding metallophosphoesterase → MKWFVLAFFSIYSLMHFYVFFRLVKPNFSSYKSFAILLIFLIMLLSPIAWRTLDGDISKQITYWLALVSLLWMGFMLYVTVFTLLFDLYRGVVFASKQLLGINPLPLPSPRLLLYTVLLTSLSLSAYSYYETLRLDVIRIRIETEKLPVSRMKILHISDLHLGPVMGADKIKLVEDVWEKEKPDIIVSTGDLVDGNMNKKDGLAKMLSKINAPMGKFAVLGNHEYYRGVKQAIDFTERAGFELLRGAWKDLGPLIVAGVDDDDCRFFNACEGVLDEYLLLRDIPKGKFILLLKHKPRLNPKSVGLFDLMLSGHTHGGIYKPIGEFLLRKMFLTDRGLVKMGSSYVFVSKGVGTGGPPMRLFSPPDVAVIELIKVEKQASSQDRL
- a CDS encoding thioredoxin family protein is translated as MEWVFKLTFLAVLFAFLAFVLWLRFLVIRRIKEMKGKEVDFIRNGFVYFYSDRCGACKIMKGEIEKLKGRAQVKQVDIFSPEGSLLAKRLGIVATPTTLYVKNGIIQKAFVGVVKGERLLSETSSDDK
- a CDS encoding CTP synthase codes for the protein MAKFIFVTGGVLSALGKGVTSASIGSLLEEMGYKVTFQKLDPYLNVDPGTMSPYQHGEVYVTEDGAETDLDLGHYERFTYSRMGKNNNVTAGRVYFNVLERERKGGYLGATVQVIPHITDEIKRLIRSVEGDNDIAIVEVGGTVGDIESLPFLEAIRQMYTESRREDMLFIHVTYVPYIKSVGELKTKPTQHSVKELRAIGIQPDMIVCRSEFEIPKNIKEKIALFTSVSEYSVISAPDVEYIYEIPIIFKRQGVDRIIAKHLDLSYKDVTIRWEGIMEIIRRANKHVTVGVVGKYMSLKDSYKSIHEALLHGGIANGVKVNVKWINAEDFEESDLRNVDGILVPGGFGERGTEGKMKALRYGRENNVPTFGICLGMQLMCVEFARNVLDLKQANSTEFDPNTPHPVIDLMEDQKGIDKLGGTMRLGSYPCMLVSGSKVKEIYGKDVVYERHRHRYEFNNSYRDIYEKSGMVFSGLSPNGKLVEIVELKDHAWYIGCQFHPEFKSKPFEPHPLFTSFIRACLERRLAFQLL
- the oadA gene encoding sodium-extruding oxaloacetate decarboxylase subunit alpha encodes the protein MREILITDVSLRDGIQCILATRVKTDDMLPIIELLDRCGFWSLEVWGGATFDVCLRYLKEDPWERLRKFKDHAKNTKLEMLLRGQNIVGYKHYSDDVVEAFIKKAYDNGIEVFRIFDALNDIRNMKKSIEVAKNLGAVVKGVLSYTISPVHTVGYYLDIAKKLVDMGIDIISIKDQAGLLSPKIAYDLVMALKSEFPNYPVHLHTQTTADLAEMAQLKGIEAGADMIDTAFYSLSCQTSHPPGETMIYVLKEFGYKVSVDEKLYQKAGDLFREIRKKYAKYDVLPPYPDVGVLSHQVPGGMITNFISQLKEQGMEDRLEAVLEEVKKVREDLGYPPLVTPTSQIVGSQAFLNVVHGERYKVVTKETRDYVKGLYGKPPAPIKEEIIKKVLGEEETIYHIRPADLIPPELNKLREEAVKLGARSEEDVLSYALFPLVAKEFFEWREKFEKGEALPPELEEVVKDHERKEKIPVEFIITVHGEQYHVQVAGRGEPTPEGKTFFIRLDGQLEEVLIKPVREVESVGIPYGDIPAGGEVKPKRPKPISIGDISSPISGKVVNIKVSKGQKVKEGDVLFVVEAMKMENEIHSPIDGTVEEILVSVGEVINPDEVVIKIKPEL
- a CDS encoding pseudouridine synthase, which translates into the protein MERRKVLVRLNRYISMCGLTSRRKADELIKAGKVKVNGLVIKELGYRVDPTTDVVEVEGKILKPPRYRYVLLNKPCCYLTSLVSGKDGKRSIKDLIKDIPERVYPAGRLDYNAEGLLILTNDGELANMITHPKYKLPKTYLVWVEGKVSNETLKAMEKGADLEDGFAKPDSVRIVKVKGNITLLEVIFHEGRKHIVKRFMAYFGHKVKKLKRTAIGPVKLGNLPSGRWRDMTDEELNALKKAISLEKKHGVGV
- a CDS encoding response regulator transcription factor, with product MSGIKVFLLEDDRDLSEIVEYNLKKEGYSVRTFQRAAELLRAIEEEPPDLILLDVMVPDYDGFRVAGILKSRVDLKEVPIIFITVKDAEEDKLKGFSLGADDYITKPFSVKEFLARVRAVLKRTGKIGKGGTFKLGELEIDTQRYEVRRGKEKIDLTPTEFRIFEALLENYGRPVSREYLIETILKKDIYDRTIDVHIKNLREKLGKEGQAIKTVRGFGYKIEL
- a CDS encoding sulfite oxidase-like oxidoreductase, which gives rise to MEKVISSINLREDRLPPGQRWISAPIVYDIVDDIPDWDMDKYRFKVFGLIENPLELTYEEILRLPSIELIADFHCVTRWSVKEILWEGIQTRYILDKVKPKEEARFVMVHCLEGYTTNIPIEYLLEEDTILAYKMNNYTIPKRHGYPLRLVVPKLYAWKSAKYVWGMEFMEKDVPGFWEQRGYNMRGDPWKEERYW